A stretch of the Ananas comosus cultivar F153 linkage group 14, ASM154086v1, whole genome shotgun sequence genome encodes the following:
- the LOC109720840 gene encoding uncharacterized protein LOC109720840, with protein MADFSAPSFSLGLDLDIDALEEGEEEDDDDDERQEEPQTVVEPPKFELFGDQDEGEVDPSKTLDHNPNLDPPPLLKRLRRGPPSSPPRPPSPKSNTPTDYGGGGGGNHASEVFSCLDDEIEEFSSQEDRPHRDGCLPFESHNILSSSKISLIKNKVILTSQSTSKLSAPKTLPTPGTSNSAVLEESSKTKLLPRLTISPVRKIHLVDSDSDSDDPFSKEGLENSKELSPTAKRKLPTWRNGNNQKETELLPNKQDCTKKNASLATPALDEFCEEYYNSVKDAKAARSKDESITLCASRVSDPNDFFTDFEGRYQQKGKSRGSFKNQSPSDPQPPAYKYFYHEDPKVQQLVRERLLHFLPLNAENDGGKEQYEAENLNYMSQFGARESSGGSWMNTRKKASIPTDAAKRRVHAYGEKSSGHWFTGQDGRKVYVSKNGNELTGQVAYRQYRKDTGAGYRKSRKKTTAKKKRKR; from the exons ATGGCGGATTTCTCGGCGCCCTCATTCTCCCTCGGGCTCGACCTCGACATCGACGCCttggaagaaggagaggaagaagacgatgaCGACGATGAGCGACAAGAAGAACCACAAACGGTGGTGGAACCTCCGAAGTTCGAGCTCTTCGGAGACCAAGACGAGGGCGAGGTCGACCCGTCTAAAACCCTAGACCATAACCCTAATCTAGACCCCCCGCCCCTTCTCAAGCGATTGAGGAGGGGCCCTCCTTCTTCGCCTCCTCGGCCTCCGTCGCCGAAGTCGAATACTCCCACGGATtatggcggtggcggcggagggaATCATGCGTCCGAGGTATTTTCGTGCCTCGATGATGAGATCGAAGAGTTCTCTTCTCAAGAAGATCGCCCCCACCGAG ATGGGTGTTTACCGTTTGAAAGCCACAACATTTTGAGCAGTTCAAAAATCTCACTGATaaaaaataaggtaattctaaccagCCAATCAACCAGTAAATTGTCGGCCCCAAAAACATTGCCTACTCCCGGTACCTCAAATTCAGCAGTTTTAGAGGAAAGCAGCAAAACGAAGTTGCTTCCAAGATTGACCATTAGCCCTGTAAGAAAAATCCATTTAGTGGATTCAGATTCAGATTCAGACGATCCTTTTAGCAAGGAGGGACTTGAGAATAGTAAAGAACTTAGTCCTACTGCCAAAAGGAAACTTCCTACTTGGAGAAACGGGAATAATCAGAAGGAAACAGAGTTACTGCCTAACAAACAGGATTGCActaaaaagaatgcaagtttgGCCACACCTGCTTTGGATGAGTTCTGTGAGGAGTATTATAATTCTGTGAAAGATGCAAAAGCAGCTCGAAGTAAGGATGAAAGCATAACCTTGTGCGCTTCTAGGGTTTCTGATCCAAATGATTTCTTCACTGATTTTGAAGGCCGTTACCAGCAGAAAGGCAAAAGCAGAGGTTCTTTTAAAAATCAGAGCCCTTCCGATCCTCAGCCTCCTGCTTATAAATATTTCTATCATGAAGATCCAAAGGTTCAGCAATTAGTTCGGGAAAGGTTgcttcactttcttcctctaAATGCAGAAAATGATGGAGGAAAGGAGCAGTATGAAGCAGAAAATCTTAACTACAT GAGTCAATTTGGCGCCAGAGAGTCTTCTGGTGGCAGCTGGATGAATACAAGAAAGAAGGCTTCCATTCCTACTGATGCTGCGAAAAGACGAGTACATGCTTATGGCGAGAAGTCCTCCGGTCACTGGTTTACTGGTCAGGACGGAAGAAAG GTTTATGTCAGTAAAAATGGAAATGAGTTGACCGGCCAGGTTGCTTACAGGCAATATAGGAAG GATACTGGTGCTGGATATCGCAAGTCTCGGAAGAAAACTACagctaaaaagaaaaggaagaggtAA
- the LOC109719961 gene encoding uncharacterized protein LOC109719961, protein METTSSFSRSRPPPLPSPKTLASPRPLDSDLLPSRNPQLLRRRRIRNPALPGASTAAAPFGGRRSRPSERRRLGADGAGGGDEGVRLGXGEAAPRVSARKLAAAIWHLRPPEVVVGSADGAGGGDEGVRLGIEPAAGHLQIQLLHKPNNTAFHYSLKNEISSPISVLDPKNGDFHKMQLKASTPLPASAMEKATKWDPDSLTVKPLDNAYQLACKLNLLEDHESKSFISTLQLELQQARARVNGLELERQSAKKKLDQFLKKLSEEKAAWRSREHEKVRAIIDGMKGDLSRERKNRHRLEIINSKLINELSEAKLSAKRLLQDYDKERKARELIEEVCDELAKEIEEDKVEVEILKRETAKIREEVDEERRMLQMAEVWREERVQMKLIDAKLTLECKYSQLIKLQQEIEAFLREYGWKDKKDAVVKKADHLKDAIDSVKVEEIEEFTYEPPPESEDILSVFEELHPREEEEQEEYEKEIEPCYGSSSALRESEIHEVASPETDLFLENSGKLFGSKLVHNKSEIDDGSSWETISHEEEQGSSTSPGGSEPSVNKFCEESNASLSVDDWEENQKDSKLNTEIGENCCTNMKKSRKKDISISRLWRSSYSNNGDHCKRNSVEITNGRPSNGGISNGICSPEGGIDEVGRSPRSIGHWNPPDSVSQHFSRGIKGCIEWPRGAQKHSLKAKLLEARMESQKIQLRHVLKQKI, encoded by the exons ATGGAGACGACGAGCTCCTTCTCCCGAAGCCGCCCCCCACCTCTTCCCTCGCCCAAAACCCTAGCATCACCCCGACCCCTCGACTCCGATCTCCTCCCCTCTCGTAACCCCcaactcctccgccgccgccgcatccggAACCCCGCGCTCCCCGgcgcctccaccgccgccgcccccttCGGCGGGCGGAGGAGCCGGCCGTCGGAGAGGCGGCGCCTAGG TGCCGATGGCGCCGGTGGCGGAGATGAGGGGGTTCGGTTGGGTNCCGGAGAGGCGGCGCCTAGGGTTTCAGCGAGGAAGCTCGCCGCTGCCATTTGGCATCTGCGGCCTCCGGAGGTGGTGGTCGGTAGTGCCGATGGCGCCGGTGGCGGAGATGAGGGGGTTCGGTTGGGTATTGAG CCTGCTGCTGGGCATCTCCAAATCCAACTTCTTCATAAACCCAATAACACAGCCTTTCACTATAGCTTGAAAAATGAGATTTCGAGCCCCATTTCAGTTCTAGATCCAAAGAATGGCGACTTTCACAAg ATGCAGCTCAAAGCTTCCACTCCCTTACCAGCCTCTGCAATGGAGAAGGCAACTAAATGGGACCCTGATAGCTTAACAGTAAAGCCATTAGATAATGCTTACCAATTAGCTTGCAAACTGAATCTTCTAGAAGATCACGAATCTAAAAGCTTTATTTCTACTCTACAACTTGAACTTCAACAGGCTCGTGCTCGGGTAAATGGGCTCGAGCTTGAGCGGCAGTCGGCTAAGAAGAAGCTTGACCAATTCCTAAAGAAGCTCTCAGAGGAGAAAGCAGCTTGGCGGAGCAGAGAGCATGAAAAAGTCCGAGCTATAATAGATGGCATGAAGGGAGACcttagtagagagagaaagaacagGCATCGGCTCGAGATCATCAACTCTAAGCTGATTAATGAACTTAGTGAGGCCAAATTATCTGCAAAGAGGCTTCTTCAAGACTATGACAAAGAAAGAAAGGCGCGCGAGCTGATTGAAGAGGTTTGTGATGAGCTGGCGAAGGAGATAGAGGAAGATAAAGTTGAGGTAGAAATTCTTAAGAGGGAGACTGCGAAGATTAGAGAGGAAGTTGATGAGGAAAGAAGGATGTTACAAATGGCTGAGGTATGGCGGGAGGAGAGAGTTCAGATGAAGCTTATCGATGCAAAGTTGACTCTTGAGTGTAAGTATTCTCAGTTAATTAAACTTCAACAAGAAATAGAGGCTTTTCTTAGAGAATATGGATGGAAAGATAAGAAAGATGCTGTAGTAAAAAAAGCAGATCATTTGAAGGATGCAATTGATTCGGTTAAGGTTGAAGAGATTGAAGAGTTCACTTATGAGCCGCCTCCTGAATCCGAGGATATACTCTCTGTATTTGAGGAGCTCCATccaagagaagaagaagaacaagaagagtACGAGAAAGAGATTGAACCATGCTATGGGTCTAGTTCAGCACTTCGTGAATCAGAAATTCATGAAGTAGCAAGCCCCGAGACCGATTTGTTTCTGGAAAATTCTGGGAAGTTGTTTGGAAGTAAACTAGTGCATAACAAGAGCGAGATTGATGATGGTAGTAGCTGGGAAACAATTAGTCACGAAGAGGAGCAGGGCTCAAGTACTTCACCTGGAGGGAGTGAACCATCTGTTAATAAGTTTTGCGAAGAAAGTAATGCTTCCTTAAGCGTGGATGATTGGGAGGAGAATCAGAAAGATAGCAAGCTAAATACTGAGATTGGTGAAAATTGTTGTACGAATATGAAAAAGTCAAGGAAAAAAGATATTTCTATATCTAGGCTGTGGAGATCATCGTACTCAAATAATGGTGACCATTGCAAGAGAAATTCTGTTGAGATAACAAATGGAAGGCCTTCTAATGGGGGGATCTCGAACGGGATATGTTCTCCTGAAGGAGGGATAGATGAAGTAGGTCGGAGTCCGCGAAGCATAGGGCATTGGAATCCTCCTGATTCAGTGAGCCAACATTTCTCTCGAGGAATCAAAGGATGTATCGAGTGGCCGCGAGGAGCCCAGAAGCACAGCTTGAAGGCCAAACTTCTTGAGGCGAGGATGGAGAGCCAGAAGATTCAGCTGCGCCATGTACTCAAGCAAAAAATTTAG
- the LOC109720247 gene encoding ubiquitin thioesterase OTU1 yields the protein MEGIIVRRVIPSDNSCLFNAVGYVMEHNKSKSQELRQVIAATVLSDPVKYNEAFLGKPNEEYCDWILNPEKWGGAIELSILSEYYRREIAAYDIQTSRCDLYGQEKKYDERVMLIYDGLHYDALAMSPFEGAPEEFDQTIFPVDHNRSIGPAEGLALNLVRDAQRKRSYTDTANFTLRCGVCQMGVIGQKEAVEHAQATGHVNFQEYR from the exons ATGGAAGGCATAATTGTGCGGAGAGTGATTCCCTCAGACAACAGCTGCCTCTTCAATGCTGTTGG ATATGTTATGGAGCACAACAAGAGCAAGTCTCAGGAATTAAGACAG GTTATAGCTGCAACAGTTTTAAGTGATCCTGTTAAATATAATGAAGCATTTCTTGGGAAGCCAAATGAAGAGTATTGTGATTGGATTTTGAATCCTGAAAAGTGGGGAG GTGCTattgaactttcaattttgtcaGAATACTACAGACGCGAAATCGCAGCCTATGACATTCAAACTTCCCGCTGTGATTTGTATGGTCAA GAGAAGAAATATGATGAGAGGGTCATGCTTATTTATGATGGACTACATTACGATGCTTTAGCT ATGTCTCCATTTGAAGGCGCACCTGAAGAATTCGACCAGACCATCTTTCCTGTGGACCATAATCGTTCAATTGGCCCTGCCGAAGGCCTTGCTCTCAATCTAGTTAGGGATGCCCAGAG GAAGAGGAGCTACACCGACACTGCAAACTTCACCTTGCGCTGCGGTGTATGCCAAATGGGCGTGATAGGTCAAAAG GAAGCAGTTGAACATGCACAAGCTACCGGTCATGTTAATTTTCAGGAATATAGATAG
- the LOC109719963 gene encoding pentatricopeptide repeat-containing protein At4g20090-like gives MLLLPRLRLPNPSKTLINLVNPNNPSPCPAQSLLPHPPPLSSAADASSLDPSPSPPPPASASETDELFRRPQRQGGYTQGDATYVALARSISAADPPDLGALRSLLRRMRGDPRAFPEAVFPPLISALGRSALPLAALRLFYSMLPSFRCAPSALSLNSALSALLHPSSPLPPSLALPFFSSALRRFPGSVAPTLLSFNLLLKSLARSSRSPRALDTALDILHRELPRRGLRPDAYSYSTVISALASAGRVPDASALLHEMLLDCGGAGAPPPAAAAFNPILGALLRSGDLRAAAKLLRFMLLKGCPPSLATYNTLIHGLLLRGRAAAAAAVLRRMVDVDGLSPSAATYGALAHGLAALGRPLDALRVLDQMESSGLEPNEFVYSALISGLFRSDDPDRAVALWEAMIGKGVRPNTVLFSALIDGLARHGRMDAAEAAFADMTAENCTPNVVTYSSMVRGYFKAGDGQRALATWRQMVDARCEPNAISYSILIDGLCESGKLKDGMMVWKHMLSRGCAPDVVAYSAMIKGLCEAGAVDGGLRLFHDMLARGDVEPDVVTYNTLFDGLLKGGDLTGAVDLLGRMLDRGCDPDPITCNIFWREVGVEEEKGREFLDGLVVRLCKRGRVGAAADVVGVMLGKFLGPQGATWEMVARAVCRRKRVLETIDRFWDEIRGT, from the coding sequence ATGCTTCTCCTTCCCCGCCTTCGTCTCCCGAAtccctccaaaaccctaataaaCCTAGTAAACCCCAATAATCCGTCGCCATGCCCCGCCCAATCCCTCCTTCCTCATCCGCCACcactctcctccgccgccgacgcctcCTCCCTcgatccctctccctctccaccGCCCCCGGCGTCGGCGTCGGAGACGGACGAGCTCTTCCGGCGGCCGCAGCGGCAGGGTGGGTACACGCAGGGGGACGCGACGTACGTGGCCCTGGCGCGGTCCATCTCGGCGGCGGATCCTCCGGACCTGGGCGCCCTCCGCAGCCTGCTCCGACGCATGCGCGGCGACCCCCGGGCCTTCCCGGAGGCGGTGTTCCCCCCGCTCATCTCGGCGCTGGGCCGCTCCGCCCTGCCCCTCGCGGCCCTCCGCCTCTTCTACTCCATGCTCCCTTCCTTCCGCTGCGCCCCCTCCGCCCTCTCCCTCAACTCCGCCCTCTCCGCCCTCCTCCACCCATCCTCCCCGCTGCCCCCCTCCCTCGccctccccttcttctcctccgccCTCCGCCGCTTCCCCGGCTCCGTCGCCCCCACGCTCCTCTCCTTCAACCTCCTCCTCAAGTCCCTCGCCCGATCCTCGCGCTCCCCGCGCGCCCTCGACACCGCCCTCGACATCCTCCACCGCGAGCTCCCCCGCCGCGGCCTCCGCCCCGACGCCTACTCCTACTCCACCGTCATCTCCGCCCTCGCCTCCGCCGGCCGCGTCCCCGACGCCTCCGCCCTCCTCCACGAGATGCTCCTCGactgcggcggcgccggcgccccgccccccgccgccgccgcattcAACCCCATCCTCGGCGCCCTCCTCCGCTCCGGCGACCTCCGCGCCGCCGCCAAGCTCCTCCGCTTCATGCTCCTCAAGGGCTGCCCCCCCTCCCTCGCCACCTACAATACCCTCATCCacggcctcctcctccgcggccgcgccgccgccgccgccgccgtgctaCGCCGCATGGTCGACGTCGACGGGCTCTCCCCCAGCGCCGCCACCTACGGCGCCCTCGCCCACGGCCTCGCCGCCCTCGGCCGCCCCCTCGACGCCCTCCGCGTCCTCGACCAGATGGAGTCCAGCGGCCTCGAGCCCAACGAGTTCGTCTACTCCGCTCTCATATCCGGCCTCTTCCGATCCGACGATCCCGACCGAGCGGTGGCCCTGTGGGAGGCGATGATAGGCAAAGGCGTGAGGCCCAACACGGTGCTCTTCTCTGCGCTCATCGACGGGCTCGCGCGGCACGGGCGCATggacgcggcggaggcggcgttCGCCGACATGACCGCGGAGAACTGCACCCCGAACGTGGTCACCTACAGCTCCATGGTGAGGGGTTACTTCAAGGCCGGGGACGGCCAACGGGCGCTCGCCACGTGGCGGCAGATGGTGGACGCCCGGTGCGAGCCCAACGCGATCAGCTACAGCATCCTGATCGACGGCCTGTGCGAGTCGGGGAAGCTGAAGGACGGCATGATGGTGTGGAAGCACATGCTGAGCAGGGGCTGCGCGCCGGACGTGGTCGCCTACAGCGCCATGATCAAAGGGCTCTGCGAGGCCGGGGCGGTGGACGGAGGGCTCAGATTGTTCCACGACATGTTGGCCCGAGGGGACGTGGAGCCCGACGTGGTGACTTACAACACGCTGTTTGACGGGCTGCTCAAGGGGGGCGACCTCACTGGAGCCGTGGACTTGTTGGGTCGGATGCTGGACCGCGGCTGCGACCCGGATCCAATAACGTGCAATATATTCTGGAGGGAGGTGGGGGTGGAGGAGGAAAAAGGGAGGGAGTTTTTGGATGGGCTGGTGGTGAGGCTGTGTAAAAGGGGGAGGGTCGGCGCCGCGGCGGACGTCGTCGGTGTGATGTTGGGGAAGTTTTTGGGGCCGCAGGGAGCGACATGGGAAATGGTGGCGAGGGCAGTTTGCAGGCGGAAGAGGGTGCTCGAGACGATCGACAGGTTCTGGGACGAGATACGGGGCACGTGA
- the LOC109720248 gene encoding uncharacterized protein LOC109720248, which yields MMSLSAATIPSLAITSKNSSGEKKILSGQRVQRVQLTKSGLAIPCTKCQPFPKRQVSLRATSLRANAMICTAVMNARCAAEQTQTVTRQSSTITIAPIQGKEKSPELDDGGSGFPPRDDDDGGGGGGGGGGYPWSGGFFFFGFLAFLGLLKDQESEGPYRDSRGRR from the exons ATGATGTCTTTATCAGCTGCGACCATCCCTTCACTTGCAATCACATCAAAAAACTCCTCAG GGGAGAAGAAAATTTTGAGCGGTCAGAGGGTTCAGCGGGTTCAGCTTACCAAGTCTGGTCTAGCAATACCCTGCACAAAATGTCAGCCATTTCCAAAAAGACAAGTTAGTCTTCGAGCGACAAGTTTACGTGCCAATGCAATGATATGCACTGCAGTAATG AACGCCAGATGTGCAGCAGAGCAGACGCAGACTGTTACTCGCCAATCATCAACAATTACAATCGCCCCAATCCAag GGAAGGAGAAGTCGCCGGAGCTCGACGATGGGGGTTCAGGATTCCCGCCtcgtgatgatgatgatggtggagGGGGCGGTGGTGGGGGCGGAGGTTATCCCTGGTCCGgaggcttcttcttctttggctTTCTTGCATTCCTCGGCCTCCTAAAGGATCAAGAGAGTGAGGGACCCTACAGGGATAGCCGCGGAAGAAGATGA
- the LOC109720243 gene encoding putative aconitate hydratase, cytoplasmic, whose amino-acid sequence MYKAASFGLFRAPSALLLRASSAAPPIPKTLTPSSLIGSRSSSYSKSCSVWQRSGLGSCASWRYGSDWRSPLSLRAQIRSSAAVIERFERKMATVATENPFKDILTGLSKPGGGEHGKYYSLPGLNDPRIDRLPYSIRILLESAIRNCDNFQVTKNDVEKIIDWENTAPKFVEIPFKPARVLLQDFTGVPAVVDLACMRDAMNKLGSDSNKINPLVPVDLVIDHSVQVDVARSENAVQANMELEFRRNKERFSFLKWGSTAFHNMLVVPPGSGIVHQVNLEYLGRVVFNTDGVLYPDSVVGTDSHTTMIDGLGVAGWGVGGIEAEAAMLGQPMSMVLPGVVGFKLSGKLRNGVTATDLVLTVTQMLRKHGVVGKFVEFYGEGMGELSLADRATIANMSPEYGATMGFFPVDHVTLNYLKLTGRSDETVSMIEAYLRANKMFVDYSEPQKERAYSSYLELDLADVEPCISGPKRPHDRVPLKEMKSDWHACLDNKVGFKGFAVPKDLQEKVVKFDFHGHPAEIKHGSVVIAAITSCTNTSNPSVMLGAGLVAKKAYELGLEVKPWVKTSLAPGSGVVTKYLLKSGLQEYLNKQGFHIVGYGCTTCIGNSGDLDESVAAAISDNDVVAAAVLSGNRNFEGRVHPLTRANYLASPPLVVAYALAGTVDIDFEKEPIGVGKNGKNIYFKDIWPSTEEIAEVVQSSVLPDMFKSTYEAITKGNAMWNQLTVPATTLYSWDPNSTYIHEPPYFKDMTMAPPGPHGVNDAYCLLNFGDSITTDHISPAGSIHKDSPAAKYLLERGVDRKDFNSYGSRRGNDEVMARGTFANIRLVNKLLKGEVGPKTIHVPTGEKLYVFDVAMRYKAAGHDTIVLAGAEYGSGSSRDWAAKGPMLLGVKAVIAKSFERIHRSNLVGMGIVPLCFKPGEDADSLGLTGHERYTIDLPSNISEIRPGQDITVVTDTGKSFTCTVRFDTEVELAYFNHGGILPFVIRNLINSQK is encoded by the exons ATGTATAAAGCTGCCTCCTTTGGCCTCTTCCGCGCCCCCtccgccctcctcctccgcgcctCCTCCGCTGCTCCTCCGATACCCAAAACCCTCACTCCTTCCTCTCTGATTGGATCGAGATCGAGCAGTTACTCCAAGTCTTGTAGTGTTTGGCAACGATCGGGGCTCGGATCGTGCGCTTCGTGGCGGTACGGTTCGGATTGGAGGTCTCCGCTTAGCCTCAGGGCGCAGATCAGGAGCTCCGCCGCGGTGATCGAGCGGTTCGAGCGGAAAATGGCGACTGTTG CTACTGAGAATCCCTTCAAGGATATCTTAACGGGCCTTTCGAAGCCTGGAGGCGGTGAACATGGAAAATACTACAGTTTGCCTGGGCTGAATGATCCAAGGATTG ATCGACTTCCGTATTCCATCCGCATACTTCTTGAGTCAGCAATTCGCAATTGTGATAACTTCCAGGTCACGAAAAATGATGTTGAGAAGATAATTGATTGGGAGAATACAGCTCCAAAGTTTGTCGAGATCCCCTTCAAGCCTGCTCGGGTTCTTCTGCAG GATTTCACTGGTGTACCAGCCGTTGTTGACCTTGCTTGCATGCGCGATGCCATGAATAAGCTCGGCAGTGATTCTAACAAAATCAACCCTTTG GTTCCAGTGGATCTTGTTATTGACCACTCAGTGCAGGTAGATGTTGCAAGATCAGAGAATGCAGTGCAGGCAAATATGGAGCTTGAATTCCGAAGGAACAAAGAAAGGTTTAGTTTCCTCAAATGGGGATCTACTGCTTTTCATAATATGCTTGTTGTTCCTCCCGGTTCTGGTATTGTTCACCAG GTTAATCTGGAATATCTTGGTCGAGTTGTTTTCAACACCGATGGGGTTCTGTATCCAGATAGTGTGGTTGGCACTGATTCCCACACTACTATGATTGATGGATTAGGAGTTGCTGGATGGGGAGTTGGAGGGATTGAAGCAGAGGCTGCGATGCTTGGTCAG CCTATGAGTATGGTTTTGCCTGGTGTAGTTGGGTTCAAGTTGTCTGGAAAATTACGAAATGGTGTGACTGCAACTGACTTAGTTTTGACGGTCACCCAAATGTTGAGGAAGCATGGTGTCGTTGGCAAGTTTGTTGAATTTTATG GTGAAGGTATGGGTGAGCTGTCATTGGCTGATAGGGCAACAATTGCTAATATGTCCCCTGAATATGGAGCTACTATGGGTTTCTTCCCTGTGGATCATGTCACCTTAAACTATCTCAAATTGACAGGAAGAAGTGATGAAACT GTATCAATGATTGAGGCGTATTTGCGAGCTAACAAGATGTTTGTGGACTACAGTGAG cctcaaaaagaaagagcataTTCATCTTATCTGGAGTTAGACCTTGCAGATGTTGAGCCTTGTATTTCGGGTCCAAAAAG GCCTCATGACCGTGTTCCTTTGAAAGAAATGAAATCAGATTGGCATGCTTGTCTGGATAATAAAGTTGGGTTCAAG GGTTTTGCCGTACCAAAAGACTTGCAAGAGAAAGTTGTGAAGTTCGATTTTCATGGACATCCCGCAGAAATCAAGCATGGCAGTGTTGTCATAGCTGCAATAACTAGCTGCACCAATACGTCAAACCCTAGCGTTATGCTTGGTGCTGGTCTTGTTGCGAAAAAGGCCTACGAACTAGGCCTTGAG GTCAAGCCATGGGTTAAAACAAGCCTTGCGCCAGGTTCTGGAGTTGTAACTAAATATTTGCTTAAGAG TGGCCTTCAAGAGTATTTGAATAAGCAAGGGTTTCATATTGTTGGATATGGCTGCACTACATGTATTGGAAACTCTGGAGATCTTGACGAGTCCGTTGCTGCTGCAATTTCAGATAATG atgttgttgctgctgctgttctTTCCGGCAATAGAAACTTCGAGGGTCGGGTGCATCCCTTGACTCGAGCAAACTATCTTGCCTCACCACCACTTGTTGTAGCATATGCGCTTGCTGGCACG GTTGACATTGACTTCGAGAAGGAGCCGATCGGAGTAGGAAAAAATGGCAAGAATATTTACTTCAAGGATATATGGCCATCAACTGAAGAAATTGCAGAG GTTGTTCAGTCTAGTGTATTGCCTGATATGTTCAAGAGCACATATGAAGCAATCACCAAAGGCAACGCCATGTGGAACCAGCTGACAGTCCCCGCCACAACCCTTTACTCATGGGACCCAAACTCTACCTACATTCACGAGCCCCCGTACTTCAAGGATATGACCATGGCTCCTCCTGGACCCCACGGGGTGAACGATGCTTACTGCCTCTTAAACTTCGGCGACAGCATCACCACCGATCACATTTCGCCAGCTGGAAGCATTCACAAGGACAGTCCTGCTGCGAAATACTTACTTGAAAGGGGTGTGGACCGTAAAGACTTCAATTCCTATGGGAGCCGTCGGGGGAATGATGAAGTAATGGCCAGAGGAACTTTTGCGAACATTCGTCTTGTGAATAAGCTCTTGAAGGGAGAGGTTGGACCAAAGACTATTCACGTTCCTACTGGGGAGAAGCTCTATGTGTTTGATGTAGCAATG AGGTACAAGGCCGCTGGTCATGATACCATTGTTTTGGCCGGAGCCGAGTATGGCAGCGGTAGCTCTCGAGACTGGGCTGCCAAGGGCCCAATGCTGCTG GGAGTCAAAGCCGTGATTGCTAAAAGCTTTGAGAGAATTCACCGGAGCAATTTAGTAGGGATGGGCATTGTCCCCCTTTGCTTCAAGCCAGGTGAAGATGCTGATTCGCTTGGCCTCACCGGGCATGAGAGGTACACAATAGACCTGCCAAGCAACATTAGTGAGATCCGACCTGGACAAGACATCACTGTTGTTACAGACACTGGAAAGTCTTTCACGTGTACAGTTCGCTTTGACACAGAG GTTGAATTGGCTTATTTCAACCATGGGGGAATTCTTCCGTTTGTCATCCGCAATCTGATTAATTCGcaaaaataa
- the LOC109720844 gene encoding mimitin, mitochondrial, whose translation MAKLLSRFAGFFSSRTLVGVDKAGNRYFTRKEEIDGILKEKRWVIFKGEEDPTSIPVEWICWLNGQRKQAPTPEELAELERRRELVKQNIELLKKKDEEERSSRNRQSKRISKSESPDLKSFIQQFPSDSLEQKIGSEDTSDAKGDTDDKERSSEPTGSGESFQPGTWQPPA comes from the exons ATGGCGAAGCTCCTCTCGAGATTCGCGGGTTTCTTCAGCTCCCGCACCCTCGTCGGCGTCGACAAGGCTGGGAATCGCTACTTCACTCGCAAGGAGGAGATCGACGGGATtc TAAAGGAGAAAAGGTGGGTTATATTCAAAGGAGAGGAGGATCCCACTTCTATTCCAG TTGAGTGGATTTGCTGGTTGAATGGCCAAAGAAAGCAAGCTCCAACTCCAGAG GAACTGGCTGAGTTGGAGAGGAGGCGTGAACTTGTTAAGCAAAATATCGAAC TTCTaaagaagaaagatgaagaggaaaGAAGCTCCAGGAACCGACAGAGCAAGAGAATCA GTAAATCTGAATCCCCGGATCTCAAAAGTTTCATCCAGCAATTTCCCAGTGACTCTTTGGAACAGAAAATAG GATCTGAGGACACATCAGATGCGAAGGGTGATACAGATGATAAAGAAAG GTCCTCGGAACCTACCGGGTCGGGCGAATCGTTTCAACCAGGGACGTGGCAACCACCAGCATGA